A stretch of the Sphingobacterium thalpophilum genome encodes the following:
- the pyk gene encoding pyruvate kinase has product MEKVQKRTKIVATLGPASADKQVLTNMIAKGVDVCRLNFSHGSQEDHLKVIETINAINSETGFNVAILADLQGPKIRIGKMKEGGAILVNGAKVEITTHELIGDENRIYITYENFPNDVEANEIILLDDGKLQLRVLETNHKDAVTCEVVHGGVLTSRKGVNLPNTKVSIPSLTEEDLDNLNFALDHGADWIAMSFVRSADDIAQCKKIIEAKGSHARVIAKIEKPEAIENIDAIIEATDAVMVARGDLGVELPMEEVPGLQKIIVQKCRDLSKPVIIATQMLESMITTPRPTRAEVNDVANSVLDGADAVMLSGETSVGEFPEIVIETMSKIIIHVEQTSYPYYNEKVSEIHDGTLIPDAICASSVYLAQKTDASAIAVLTSSGATAFEIASYRPNVDILVFTGTQKLLKQLSLLWGVKTFIYDKFESTDGSIHDVNKFIVKNNYVKPGSIIINTASTPLIEKGKTNTIRVSQL; this is encoded by the coding sequence ATGGAAAAAGTTCAAAAAAGGACTAAAATTGTCGCAACATTAGGCCCTGCTTCGGCAGACAAACAAGTTTTGACCAACATGATTGCTAAAGGGGTTGATGTGTGCCGGTTGAATTTCTCTCATGGCAGCCAGGAAGATCACCTTAAGGTAATCGAAACTATAAATGCAATTAACAGCGAAACCGGATTCAATGTGGCCATCTTAGCCGATTTACAAGGTCCCAAGATCAGAATCGGAAAAATGAAAGAAGGAGGCGCAATCCTCGTTAACGGTGCAAAAGTTGAAATTACGACCCATGAACTCATCGGAGACGAAAATAGGATCTACATTACATATGAGAACTTTCCAAACGATGTTGAAGCCAACGAAATCATATTACTTGATGACGGAAAACTTCAACTTCGTGTTTTAGAGACCAACCATAAAGATGCTGTGACCTGCGAAGTTGTGCACGGCGGCGTGTTAACATCCCGTAAAGGCGTAAATCTACCAAACACCAAAGTATCTATCCCCTCATTGACAGAAGAAGATCTAGACAATTTAAATTTTGCTCTGGACCATGGTGCTGACTGGATCGCAATGTCGTTTGTACGTTCGGCCGATGATATCGCCCAATGTAAAAAAATCATCGAAGCGAAAGGAAGCCATGCCCGCGTAATCGCCAAAATCGAAAAACCTGAAGCCATCGAAAATATTGATGCTATTATTGAAGCTACCGACGCGGTGATGGTGGCACGTGGAGATTTAGGGGTTGAACTTCCAATGGAAGAAGTGCCGGGACTGCAAAAAATCATCGTTCAAAAATGTAGAGATCTGTCTAAACCTGTTATCATCGCAACCCAGATGCTTGAAAGCATGATCACAACGCCACGTCCTACACGTGCCGAAGTGAATGATGTGGCCAATTCTGTATTGGACGGAGCAGATGCTGTCATGTTGAGTGGTGAGACTTCCGTTGGCGAATTCCCTGAAATTGTCATCGAAACCATGAGCAAAATCATTATTCACGTGGAACAAACATCTTATCCATATTATAATGAGAAAGTTAGTGAGATCCACGACGGTACTCTGATTCCTGATGCAATTTGCGCTTCATCGGTATACCTGGCACAGAAAACTGACGCTTCTGCAATCGCGGTACTGACTTCTTCTGGCGCGACGGCATTCGAGATCGCCAGCTACAGACCCAATGTGGATATCCTGGTATTCACAGGCACACAGAAATTACTGAAACAACTCAGCTTATTATGGGGTGTCAAGACATTTATCTACGACAAATTCGAAAGCACTGACGGTTCCATCCATGACGTGAATAAGTTTATCGTAAAAAACAACTATGTCAAACCGGGCTCTATTATTATCAATACAGCCTCTACACCACTGATCGAAAAAGGCAAAACAAACACCATCCGTGTTTCCCAGCTGTAA
- a CDS encoding sensor histidine kinase, translated as MKKNSIVLIIGLMSLALVGVLAMQFYFLRDSYRQKSQLFDESVNAALTAVAGKLERREVVDFAKVQQERNIEKSKREQAKQQLLAEQVEIQYKIERLKSKQHAIYAKYKEQEDQLRALYPNVIEIKNSFYETYIKRPEYQKYIKFSVSNELTDDNLVQAFIVLNASKVDNPVDGKDDSTRFVIPLIDPMANLQTKFRVATLPPKEDSKLSKTISDLEKRLDFLNRQNSWQVFNVYDSVAMLGGKKADYIEDVAIGMELANRPLKDRINIITVQDLLKDELAQRDIKVPFNIEIWSTTNILLTNILNEATLNNSKNTTKYSTPLFKGDIGAAPGKLTIYFPNKKAIIADNMGYLLLPMLALLFLLVGCFAYTLIIIFRQKKVSEMKTDFINNMTHEFKTPVATIMIASESLKDPDINADHNRVQKLANIIYDENVRLGNHIERVLDLARLEKETLKLNREDVHINDLVSAVTDSMQLRMQNIGGKFSIDLAATKDLVVGDELHFSNVFYNLLDNAIKYSKGNLHVQINSKNTGDSIVVTITDNGIGMSRDHLQKIFDQFYRIPTGNVHNVKGFGLGLSYVQDILRRLNGRITVKSEKDKGTTFEVILPLKK; from the coding sequence ATGAAAAAAAATAGTATTGTATTGATCATTGGACTGATGTCGCTAGCCCTCGTCGGAGTGCTGGCTATGCAATTCTATTTTCTGCGGGACTCCTACCGCCAAAAGTCCCAGCTTTTTGACGAATCCGTCAATGCGGCCTTAACCGCTGTTGCCGGCAAACTCGAAAGACGGGAAGTCGTGGACTTTGCAAAAGTGCAGCAAGAGCGTAATATCGAAAAATCCAAACGGGAACAGGCGAAACAGCAACTTTTGGCCGAACAGGTAGAAATACAATATAAGATTGAACGTCTGAAAAGCAAGCAACATGCGATATATGCCAAGTATAAAGAACAGGAGGATCAACTACGTGCCTTATATCCCAATGTGATCGAAATCAAAAATTCGTTTTACGAAACCTATATCAAAAGACCCGAATATCAGAAATATATCAAATTCTCGGTCTCAAATGAGCTGACCGATGATAATCTTGTACAAGCTTTTATCGTACTGAATGCTTCAAAGGTAGACAACCCGGTCGACGGCAAAGATGACAGCACCCGTTTTGTGATTCCATTGATTGATCCAATGGCTAATCTACAGACAAAATTCAGGGTGGCCACACTGCCCCCCAAAGAAGATTCGAAACTTTCAAAAACCATCTCTGACCTGGAGAAAAGACTGGATTTTCTGAACAGGCAAAACTCTTGGCAGGTTTTCAATGTCTATGACTCCGTGGCCATGCTGGGAGGCAAAAAGGCAGACTATATCGAGGACGTCGCCATCGGTATGGAGCTGGCAAACAGACCACTGAAAGACAGGATCAACATCATTACTGTCCAGGACCTTTTGAAGGATGAATTGGCTCAGCGCGACATCAAAGTCCCCTTTAATATTGAGATTTGGAGCACAACCAATATTTTACTGACCAACATTCTGAACGAAGCTACGTTAAACAACTCGAAGAATACCACGAAATACTCGACCCCTTTATTTAAAGGGGATATCGGTGCAGCACCGGGCAAACTTACAATCTATTTTCCCAACAAAAAGGCCATTATTGCAGACAACATGGGCTATCTGTTGCTGCCAATGCTTGCATTATTGTTCTTGTTGGTCGGCTGTTTTGCCTATACGCTCATTATCATTTTTAGGCAGAAGAAAGTATCCGAAATGAAAACGGACTTCATCAACAACATGACTCACGAGTTTAAAACACCTGTAGCTACGATCATGATTGCAAGTGAATCGCTCAAAGATCCGGATATTAATGCGGATCACAACCGCGTGCAAAAACTGGCCAATATCATTTACGACGAAAACGTACGTCTGGGCAACCATATCGAGCGGGTACTTGATCTGGCGAGGCTGGAAAAGGAGACCCTGAAACTTAACCGCGAAGATGTACATATCAATGATCTTGTCTCAGCGGTCACAGATAGCATGCAATTGCGGATGCAGAATATCGGCGGAAAATTCAGCATCGACCTGGCCGCCACAAAAGATCTCGTCGTAGGGGACGAGCTGCATTTTTCGAATGTATTCTACAACCTTTTGGACAATGCGATTAAATACAGCAAAGGCAACCTGCACGTCCAGATTAATTCCAAAAATACAGGGGACAGCATTGTTGTCACGATCACGGATAACGGGATCGGCATGAGCCGCGACCATCTGCAAAAGATTTTTGACCAGTTTTACCGCATCCCCACAGGGAATGTTCATAACGTTAAAGGTTTTGGTCTGGGACTGAGCTATGTTCAGGATATTTTAAGAAGACTCAACGGCAGGATTACCGTAAAAAGTGAGAAAGACAAAGGCACAACCTTTGAAGTAATTTTGCCCTTAAAAAAATAA